A DNA window from Drosophila sechellia strain sech25 chromosome X, ASM438219v1, whole genome shotgun sequence contains the following coding sequences:
- the LOC6615060 gene encoding ATP-binding cassette sub-family D member 3: MAPALSKLANNQSAIVGVAGMTAALWIIAYGKMSNKKRKPGYEDKIQYTIAEKKEKKAGKAHVNSVFFKQLRQLLPILIPGFWSVETGLLFLVAAALIGRSVSDIWMIQNATVVESTIIHMNRTKFKTALLKYLTALPAISVVTNVLKWSLGELKLRFRTNLTHHLYSQYLNGYTYYKMSNLDNRIANADQLLTTDIDKFCESATDLYSNISKPVLDIFIYVYRLTVNLGGKTPSILMLYLLFAGVFLTRLRRPTGRLTVEEQKLEGEFRYVNSRLITNSEEVAFYQGNVREKLTLLASYSKLRSHLRKFLEFRVSMGIIDNIIGKYFASIVGFYAVSIPFFSENHPLLSGEHSGQRLQAYYTYGRMLVKLAEAIGRLVLAGREMSRLAGFTARMTELIKVLSDLNKGTYERTMVNGNNLAQNAVGSASSNFGPNKGIMCFEDNIIRFEKVPLVTPNGDVLLQELSFEVKSGTNVLVCGPNGCGKSSLFRILGELWPTWGGKVTKPSRGKLFYVPQRPYMTLGTLRDQIIYPHTRDDMRRLGHSDEDLMHYLDIVQLTYLEQRENGLDSIEDWIDVLSGGEKQRIAMARLFYHKPQFAILDECTSAVSVDVEGKMYSYCREVGITLFTVSHRKSLWAHHDYYLQFDGRGSYEFATIDQDKDHFGS, from the exons AAAACCCGGCTATGAGGACAAGATCCAGTACACAATTGCCGagaagaaggagaagaagGCGGGAAAGGCGCACGTTAACTCAGTATTCTTCAAACAGCTCCGCCAGCTACTCC CCATCCTCATTCCCGGCTTTTGGAGCGTGGAGACCGGCCTGCTCTTCCTGGTGGCCGCCGCACTGATTGGCCGCTCGGTGAGCGACATCTGGATGATCCAGAATGCGACGGTGGTGGAGAGCACCATCATACACATGAATCGCACCAAGTTCAAGACGGCGCTGCTCAAATACCTGACAGCTCTGCCAGCG ATCTCCGTTGTGACCAACGTCCTCAAGTGGAGTTTGGGTGAGCTGAAGCTGAGGTTCCGCACCAACCTCACACACCACCTGTACAGTCAGTACCTAAA CGGCTACACGTACTACAAAATGTCCAACCTGGACAACAGGATAGCCAACGCCGACCAGCTGCTGACCACGGACATCGACAAGTTCTGCGAGAGCGCCACAGACCTCTACTCCAACATCAGCAAGCCCGTGCTGGACATCTTTATCTACGTGTACCGCCTGACGGTGAACCTGGGCGGCAAGACGCCATCGATCCTGATGCTCTACCTGCTCTTCGCCGGCGTCTTCCTGACGCGCTTGCGCCGCCCCACTGGTCGCCTGACCGTCGAGGAGCAGAAGCTGGAGGGCGAGTTCCGCTATGTGAACAGTCGACTGATCACCAACTCGGAGGAGGTGGCCTTCTACCAGGGCAACGTGCGCGAGAAGCTCACGCTGCTGGCCAGCTACTCCAAGCTGCGTTCGCATCTGCGCAAGTTCCTCGAGTTCCGCGTCAGCATGGGCATCATCGACAACATCATTGGCAAAT ATTTCGCCTCCATTGTGGGCTTCTACGCCGTCTCCATTCCCTTCTTCTCCGAAAACCATCCGCTGCTGTCCGGCGAGCATAGCGGCCAGCGCCTGCAGGCCTACTACACGTACGGACGCATGCTGGTCAAGCTGGCGGAGGCCATCGGACGCCTGGTGCTCGCTGGACGCGAGATGTCCCGCCTGGCCGGCTTCACCGCCCGCATGACCGAGCTAATTAAGGTTCTGAGCGACCTCAACAAGGGCACCTACGAACGCACCATGGTTAACGGCAACAACCTTGCGCAAAACGCCGTCGGATCGGCGTCAAGCAACTTTGGACCAAACAAGGGCATCATGTGCTTCGAGGACAACATCATCCGCTTCGAAAAGGTGCCACTGGTGACGCCCAACGGGGATGTACTGCTGCAGGAGCTGTCTTTTGAAGTGAA GTCTGGCACAAACGTCCTGGTCTGCGGTCCCAACGGCTGTGGCAAGTCCTCCCTGTTCCGCATCCTCGGTGAGCTGTGGCCGACGTGGGGCGGCAAAGTGACGAAGCCGTCGCGCGGCAAGCTTTTCTACGTACCTCAGAGGCCCTACATGACGCTGGGAACACTGCGTGACCAG ATCATTTATCCACACACGCGCGATGACATGCGTCGCCTGGGACACAGCGACGAGGATCTCATGCACTACCTGGACATCGTGCAGCTGACCTACCTGGAGCAGCGCGAGAACGGCTTGGACTCCATCGAGGACTGGATCGACGTGTTGTCCGGCGGCGAGAAGCAGCGCATTGCGATGGCCCGGCTCTTCTACCACAAGCCGCAATTCGCCATTTTGGACGAGTGCACCAGCGCCGTCTCCGTTGATGTGGAGGGCAAGATGTACAGCTATTGCCGCGAGGTGGGCATCACGCTGTTCACGGTCTCGCACCGCAAGTCGCTGTGGGCGCACCACGACTACTACCTCCAGTTCGACGGCCGGGGCAGCTACGAGTTTGCGACCATCGACCAGGATAAGGACCACTTCGGCTCCTAA
- the LOC6615061 gene encoding uncharacterized protein LOC6615061 codes for MATLRNHISAGGGGNHNGQDSPQEPQDAVATLAIGYVREFRMRVACFQMQRSEESLVYVQRSVALLGTKVLPAHFAPTPGNLELARFYVDLYALMSALKNEGAEGDVLWACVGLVQHCTRNLEARQAVVEHFCFVPLLGMLIRKNKRTERVHRLLVLLQDLTYGIRIAWEEPFLPALIDHLVGIVLCTDDASSIASSGSIRNDDDELHMLALSVLVNLCYKNFAVLFLFLRSVNISVFCRRIQNYGLLAYKMLIILSEDVYAFQQSELCIFLRLSFAGIEDCLKQWNVAQLRHIVEFLLDSQGHAGLHRAMLSHGHFCEDVEKLLDKIDARNVMDDSQEETSKHQQISLGLVFRLVSYILQMSEEANSCISLDAITGRLYEMVSDWMSSDQCGVAAIELIYTLLRLGKRAAVAEMIANDPSRVAKLVASAERPDTDAGQVLATLRLLIALLQETKTNKLVLSKVSESYFDKILAAPLALVPQFLSTQSLAQCEVEKACFCLLLLVNVAGIAKKAYMDKCCTLLEQPQLQYCLARGMVSKNEALVAAVLQIAQFEHFPKASVAKHVAAITSSPSGMMAGPSAVGTDQAEQWRNLSSIFKDYRISADKGMVQRFNALLENIGGIVSRNELASAPTSQVIELYNHRIDSLNGTVANLQQRLEQAGEQLTIGTQRAHVQSAELERFQSSNFQLLISQERLQTRCKDLKQQKVELKSNMTILLKQMSENTVHLQANERRLLVKKAEIVDLEKECENLRSKLSAKSEELTKLEVHNKENISRIDKLKKSMVAYEQDMTEKLRTIAERDRELAKTQKALEEQREACKKSEDLIFVLETQLQERKAQIENLEMEQKETEDLRKTIMSLMESKKPKRKA; via the exons ATGGCTACGCTACGGAACCACATATCGGCGGGCGGTGGGGGGAACCACAACGGCCAGGACTCGCCACAGGAACCGCAGGACGCGGTCGCCACGCTGGCCATCGGCTATGTGCGGGAGTTCAGGATGCGCGTGGCCTGCTTCCAGATGCAGCGCTCCGAGGAGTCGCTGGTGTACGTGCAGCGCAGCGTGGCGCTGCTGGGCACCAAGGTGCTGCCGGCGCACTTCGCCCCCACGCCGGGCAACCTGGAGCTGGCTCGCTTCTACGTGGATCTGTACGCGCTGATGAGCGCGCTGAAGAACGAGGGTGCCGAGGGCGATGTGCTGTGGGCCTGCGTCGGGCTGGTGCAGCACTGCACACGGAATTTGGAGGCCCGCCAGGCGGTCGTCGAGCATTTCTGCTTTGTGCCGCTGCTGGGAATGCTCATAAGGAAAAACAAACGAACGGAAAGGGTGCACcggctgctggtgctgctgcaggACCTTACATACGGCATACGCATCGCCTGGGAGGAACCCTTCCTGCCAGCGCTGATCGATCATCTGGTGGGGATCGTGCTGTGTACGGATGACGCCTCCAGCATCGCGAGTAGTGGGTCCATTCGCAACGACGACGACGAATTGCATATGCTCGCCCTCTCCGTGCTGGTGAACCTTTGCTACAAGAACTTCGCCGTGCTGTTCCTCTTTCTGCGCAGCGTCAACATTTCCGTCTTTTGCCGTCGCATCCAGAACTATGGCCTgctggcatacaaaatgctcATCATCCTCTCGGAGGACGTCTACGCCTTCCAGCAGTCCGAGCTGTGCATCTTCCTGCGCCTGTCGTTCGCCGGAATAGAGGACTGCCTGAAGCAATGGAACGTGGCGCAGTTGCGGCACATCGTTGAGTTCCTCTTGGACTCGCAGGGCCACGCCGGCCTGCATCGGGCGATGTTGTCGCACGGCCATTTCTGCGAGGATGTGGAGAAGCTGCTGGAC AAAATCGACGCTCGCAACGTCATGGACGATTCGCAGGAGGAGACGAGCAAGCACCAACAGATTTCGCTCGGCCTAGTCTTCCGACTCGTCAGCTACATTCTGCAGATGTCCGAGGAAGCCAACAGCTGCATCAGCCTGGACGCCATCACGGGGCGCCTGTATGAGATGGTCAGCGACTGGATGAGCTCCGATCAATGCGGCGTGGCGGCTATTGAGCTGATCTACACCCTGTTGCGCCTGGGCAAACGGGCGGCGGTGGCCGAGATGATCGCCAACGATCCCTCACGCGTGGCCAAGTTGGTGGCCAGCGCCGAGCGACCGGACACGGATGCCGGTCAGGTGTTAGCCACTCTGCGCCTGCTGATCGCCCTGCTCCAGGAGACGAAGACCAATAAACTGGTGCTGTCCAAGGTCTCCGAGTCATACTTCGATAAGATCCTGGCTGCTCCGCTCGCCCTCGTTCCCCAGTTTCTCAGCACACAGAGCCTGGCGCAGTGCGAGGTGGAGAAGGCTTGCTtttgcctgctgctgctcgtcaATGTCGCCGGCATCGCCAAGAAGGCCTATATGGACAAGTGCTGcacgctgctggagcagccGCAGCTGCAGTACTGCTTAGCTCGCGGTATGGTCAGCAAAAACGAGGCATTGGTGGCTGCCGTTCTGCAAATTGCGCAGTTCGAGCATTTTCCCAAGGCATCTGTAGCAAAG CATGTGGCTGCTATCACCTCTAGTCCAAGTGGAATGATGGCGGGGCCTTCAGCTGTCGGCACCGACCAGGCCGAGCAGTGGCGCAATCTAAGCTCGATCTTCAAGGACTATCGCATCTCCGCCGACAAAGGCATGGTCCAGCGGTTCAACGCACTTCTGGAAAACATCGGCGGCATTGTGAGCCGCAACGAACTGGCATCGGCACCCACCTCGCAGGTGATCGAGCTGTACAACCACCGCATCGACAGCCTGAACGGCACCGTGGCGAACCTGCAGCAGCGCCTGGAGCAGGCTGGCGAGCAGCTGACTATTGGTACACAACGTGCCCACGTGCAGAGCGCCGAGCTCGAACGCTTTCAGTCTAGCAACTTCCAGCTGCTTATTAGCCAAGAACG GCTGCAAACCCGGTGCAAGGATCTCAAACAGCAGAAGGTCGAACTGAAGAGCAACATGACCATCCTGCTCAAGCAGATGTCCGAGAACACCGTCCATTTGCAGGCCAACGAGCGGCGATTACTCGTGAAAAAGGCGGAGATTGTCGATCTTGAAAAGGAGTGCGAGAATCTGCGATCGAAACTGAGTGCCAAAAGCGAGGAGCTCACTAAGCTGGAGGTTCACAACAAGGAGAAC ATCTCTCGTATCGACAAACTCAAAAAGTCCATGGTGGCCTACGAGCAGGACATGACGGAGAAGCTGCGCACCATCGCGGAGCGGGATCGGGAGCTGGCCAAGACGCAAAAGGCTCTGGAGGAGCAGCGGGAGGCCTGCAAGAAGTCCGAGGACCTGATTTTCGTGCTGGAGACGCAGCTGCAGGAGCGCAAGGCTCAGATCGAGAACCTCGAGATGGAACAGAAGGAGACGGAGGACTTGCGGAAGACGATCATGAGTCTGATGGAGAGCAAAAAGCCGAAGAGGAAGGCCTGA